The DNA window CGGTGAGGCCTTCTTTAAAGTTCGATTCAATGGGGGATTCGATGATTTCACCGATACCACCCGTCAGTTTTTTCATTGGCTTCGACATCAAACCGCGCATACCCGCCAACTGGCGAATCTGTTGTTTTGAACCACGAGCGCCGGAGTCAGCCATGATATAAATGGGGTTGAAGCCCTGATTGTCGGTCTTCAACTCATTCATCATTTCTTCCGCGACTTTTTCCGTGGTTTCAATCCAACGGTCAATCACTTTGTTATAGCGTTCGATATCGGTGATCGCGCCTTTTTCAAACTGATCAAGAATGATTTGGACTTCGCCGCGCGCGGCGTCGAGCAATTCATTTTTGCGTTTGGGAACCACCATGTCAGTCAAGCCGATGGAGATGCCGCCGACCTTGGCGTAGTGATATCCTAAGTTCTTGAGATCATCCAAAAATTTCGCGCACCGCTGTTTTCCACATTTTTTGTAGCAATCCAAAACCAATGCGGCCAACGATTTTTTATTGAAGATTTTGTTCGCAAAGCGAAGTTCTTCAGGCAGAATGTCATTAAAGATAATGCGGCCCGCTGTGGTACGAAGGCGGATGCCTTTAATACGGACTTCGATTTCATCCTGCAAACCAATGATGCCGTGATCGTAAGCGATCAACGCTTCACGTTCATCGGTATAGCGCTTCGGTTCCGAACCATTGATTGCATTCCGAACTTTCGTTACGAAATAGCACCCCAGAACGATATCCTGGCTGGGCGTCGCGATTGGCATACCGCTGGCAGGCCCTAAAATGTTGTGCATCGCCAGCATCGAGTCGCGACACTCCTGTTGCGCTTCTTGTGAAAGAGGAACGTGTACCGCCATCTGATCGCCGTCAAAGTCAGCGTTAAACGCCGTACAGGTTAGGGGGTGAAGACGAATCGCCTTCCCTTCAACCAGTTTGGGCTGAAACGCTTGCATACCCATCCGGTGAAGAGTCGGGGCGCGGTTCAGAATGACCGGGTGGTCCCGGATGACTTCTTCCAAGACGTCAAACACTTCCGGGTCGCCGCGCTCAATTTTGCGCTTGGCGCTGCGGATGGTGGTCACTTCGTCCAGTTCTTCTAACCGGCGAATGATAAATGGTTCAAAGAGTTCGAGCGCCATTTGCTTGGGCAACCCGCACTCGTTGTATTTCAAATCAGGGCCGCAAACGATAACAGAACGGCCGGAATAATCGACGCGCTTTCCGAGAAGGTTCTGGCGGAAGCGGCCTTGCTTGCCTTTCAGCATATCGCTAAGCGACTTGAGCGGACGGTTGTTGGAGCCTTTAACGGGGCGACCGCGACGACCATTGTCCAGCAACGCATCGACTGCTTCCTGCAGCATGCGTTTTTCATTGCGGATAATGACTTCCGGCGCGCGCACTTCTTTCAAGCGGCGCAAACGGTTGTTGCGGTTAATCACGCGACGATAGAGGTCATTCAAGTCAGACGTCGCGAAGCGCCCGCCGTCCAATGGAACCAAAGGACGCAAGTCAGGCGGTATTACGGGTAATACTTCCATGACCATCCATTCGGGACGGTTGCTGCTATGTTTGAAATCGCCGATGACTTTCAGGCGTTTGATGCATCGTTTCACTTTTTGTTTCGACTTGCCTTCACGGATGACCTTACGCATTTCTTCCGTCATGGATTCCAAGTCGAGATTTTGCAAAATTTCCTGAATCGCTTCCGCGCCCATGCCAACGCGGAAATCGCTGCCGTACTCTTCGCGCATCCGCAAGTATTCGCGCTCACTGAGAACGTCCATATAGGTGAGTTCAGCGCTGCCCGGATCGAGAACGATATATTCTTCGTAATAGAGAACGCGTTCCAGCGTCTTGATGGAGAGATCTAAAAGCAAGGCCAAAATGCTGGGCACGCCTTTTGAAAACCAAATATGCGCAACCGGCATTTCAAGTTCAATGTGTCCCAGGCGGGTACGGCGTACGCGGGATTGAGTCACTTCAACGCCGCAACGGTCGCAAACGACGCCGCGATGTTTAATGCCTTTGAACTTGCCGCAAGAGCATTCATAGTCGCGGGTCGGACCGAAAATGCGCTCGCAGAACAAACCGTCATTTTTCGGTTTGTATGTTTTGTAGTCGATGGTTTCAGGGTTTTTCACTTCCCCATACGACCAACCGCGAATTTGGTCCGGTGAGGTCAAACTGATCCGAATAGAGCGGACCCGGTTGATGTCACGGATTTCATCTTCACGGCGTTTTGATGCTGGCGTTTGTAACGATTTCCACATAGGAGCGTACTCCTTAATTAGTATCTGGTTTTGCGTTCGACGGAACGGTTACTTCGTTTCAGTTAACAATGCTTTTTCAGGCCGTTTTTCTGGCCTGGATTCACCCGGTTCACCGGCTCCGCCCTCTTCTTCCACCAATTCGATGCCGAGCGCGAGACTCTGCAATTCTTTGATGAGAACGTAGAACGATTCGGGAATTCCCGGCGCTCTCGCGTTCTTGCCTTTGACGATTGCTTCATAGATGCGGTTACGGCCTATGATGTCATCTGACTTCACCGTCAGCAGTTCCTGCAAGGTATGCGCGGCGCCGTATGCTTCGAGCGCCCACACTTCCATCTCGCCCAAACGCTGACCGCCGAATTGCGCCTTACCGCCCAATGGCTGTTGTGTGACCAGTGAATAGGGGCCAATCGAACGGGCGTGAATTTTATCATCGACCAAGTGGTTCAATTTCAACATATAGATGATGCCGACAGTGACCTGCTCAGCGAACGGCTCGCCAGTGCGTCCATCAAAGACCACGCTCTTACCCGTTTCGGGCAGACCGGCTTCTTTCAGGAGATCAAAAACGTCCGATTCTTTTGCGCCGTCAAAGACAGGCGTGGCAATGTGAAAGCCCAGTTTATGGATCGCCCATCCAAGGTGCGTCTCAAAAATCTGCCCGACGTTCATTCGGGACGGAACACCCAACGGATTCAACGTAATATCGACCGGAGTACCGTCTGCAAGGTGAGGCATGTCTTCAACCGGAACGACGCGCGAGATGACGCCCTTGTTTCCGTGACGACCCGCCATCTTGTCGCCAATAGAAAGGCGTTTCTTTTTGGCAATATATACTTTGACCATTTTGAGTACGCCAGGAGACAGGTTGTCGCCGGTTTTGATGTACTCAACTTGCTTTTCGTACTGTTGCTGAATCTCTTCCATGTCAGCGCGGTATTTCATGCGCAAATGGTCGAGTACGGGATCATCGGGAATGCTCAAATCACGGATATCCAAGTCGCCCAATTTATTGAGATCGTTCTTGGTTACCTTTTTGCCTTGCGACAAGAGAATTTCGCCCGTTAGAGGGTTCACGATGTCGCTGGCCAATTCACGACCAACTAGCGCCCGCTCGGAACGCTCGATCCATTCGGCGTCAATGGCTTCGGTTTTCTTTTCACGGTCAGCCAACAATCGCTTGATGGCGCGTTCGTCTTCCGTACGGCTGCGCCCGCCGCGCATCTTGCGAGCGAACACTTTGACGTCAACAACAATGCCCTTGGTTCCAGGCGACGCCTTGAGCGAAATATCTTTTACGTCTTCCGCCCGCTTACCAAAGATGGCGCGCAGCAGCTTTTCGACGTTTGAGGTTTGCACTTTGCCCTTGGGCGAAATCTTACCAACAAGAATGTCGCCGGGGCTAACGGGAGCGCCGATGCGGATCACACCGTTTTCATCCAGGTTGCGTAATGCTTCTTCGCCAACATTGGGGATGTCGCGGGTGATTTCTTCTTCGCCCAATTTAGTGTCGCGCGCTTCGACTTTGAATTCTTCGACGTGAACGCTGGTAAAAACGTCTTCTTTAATCAAGCGCTCGCTAACAACGATCGCGTCTTCGAAGTTCGCGCCTTCCCATGACATGAAAGCGACCAGGACGTTCTTGCCGAGAGCGATTTCGCCTTTGTCGGTCGCAGGGCCATCAGCGATAACCCAACCCGCGTCAACATGGATACCTGCACGGACAATCGGCTTTTGGTTCACGCAAGTATTCTGGTTGGAACGCATAAACTTCGACAAAACGTATTCGTCTATGTCGTTCTCGTGTTCAGGATCATCCGGCCGAACCACAATGCGTTCGGCGGAAACATATTCCACATTGCCGGAGCGTTTCGCGACCACAACAACGCCGGAGTCTTTCGCGGCTTTGTATTCGACGCCAGTACCAACAAGCGGCGCTTCGGGACGCAAAAGAGGAACCGCTTGGCGCTGCATGTTTGAACCCATGAGTGCGCGGTTGGCATCATCGTGTTCTAAAAATGGAATCAACGCGGACGAAATAGAAACCAACTGTTTCGGCGAAACGTCCATGTAGTGAATCTGGTCAGGAGAAACGCGAGGGAAGTTGCCGCGATAGCGCGTCAACACCGTCTCGTTGATGAACTTGCCCTTACCGTCAATCGGCGCGTTGGCCTGAGCGATGATCGAATTGTCTTCATCATCGGCGGAAAGGTATTCAATTTCTTTTGAAGCAATGCCGTTCTTCACTTTACGGTAAGGCGTTTCAATGAAACCAAATTCATTGACCCGCGCATAAGTAGAAAGACTTGAAATCAGACCGATGTTCGGGCCTTCCGGGGTTTCAATCGGACAAACGCGACCATAGTGGGTGTGGTGAACGTCGCGCACTTCAAATCCGGCGCGTTCACGATTCAGGCCGCCTGGTCCCAACGCCGACAAACGGCGCTTGTGGGTCAACTCAGACAGCGGGTTGACTTGATCGAGAAACTGCGACAACTGGCTGCGCCCAAAGAAATCGGCGATGGCTGTTGTGATTGGCTTCGCGTTAATCAAGTTACGGGGCATCACGTTTTCGATGTCAAGAATGCCCATCTTTTCGCGAATGGTGCGTTCCATGCGGGCCAAACCAACGCGCACTTGATTTTCTAACAATTCGCCGATGGTGCGGACGCGACGGTTGCCCAAGTGATCAATATCATCCGAGGCCG is part of the Candidatus Hinthialibacter antarcticus genome and encodes:
- the rpoB gene encoding DNA-directed RNA polymerase subunit beta yields the protein MTKAVNDCPWRERRSFAKIQDVIEIPDLIETQQQSYALFLQGQELPDRRKDVGMQQAFGSIFPVKGRDGSMLEFVNYTLGRPKYSVMECIDRGMTYAAPLRIKVRLVVKQAEDKDSEPQIVDIREEEIYLGEIPLMTERGTFVINGAERVVVSQLHRSPGATFNVESHHSGQRLIKASIIPNRGAWLEFENDLNDVLSVIIDRRRKLPASVLLRAFGYETDEDIMNLFVKQREAKVTSRSRNTLVGKVVGRDYVDPETNSVLVEAGTEITDAVFDKLVEMKAGSIWLVEGDSRDFNIIRNTILKDNTSDKESALGEIYQTLRPGEPPAAKNAIMLFENLFTKERRYDLSRVGRYRLNKKLGVDIPIEDVTLTVEDIIGVVRYMLSVYRGEAASDDIDHLGNRRVRTIGELLENQVRVGLARMERTIREKMGILDIENVMPRNLINAKPITTAIADFFGRSQLSQFLDQVNPLSELTHKRRLSALGPGGLNRERAGFEVRDVHHTHYGRVCPIETPEGPNIGLISSLSTYARVNEFGFIETPYRKVKNGIASKEIEYLSADDEDNSIIAQANAPIDGKGKFINETVLTRYRGNFPRVSPDQIHYMDVSPKQLVSISSALIPFLEHDDANRALMGSNMQRQAVPLLRPEAPLVGTGVEYKAAKDSGVVVVAKRSGNVEYVSAERIVVRPDDPEHENDIDEYVLSKFMRSNQNTCVNQKPIVRAGIHVDAGWVIADGPATDKGEIALGKNVLVAFMSWEGANFEDAIVVSERLIKEDVFTSVHVEEFKVEARDTKLGEEEITRDIPNVGEEALRNLDENGVIRIGAPVSPGDILVGKISPKGKVQTSNVEKLLRAIFGKRAEDVKDISLKASPGTKGIVVDVKVFARKMRGGRSRTEDERAIKRLLADREKKTEAIDAEWIERSERALVGRELASDIVNPLTGEILLSQGKKVTKNDLNKLGDLDIRDLSIPDDPVLDHLRMKYRADMEEIQQQYEKQVEYIKTGDNLSPGVLKMVKVYIAKKKRLSIGDKMAGRHGNKGVISRVVPVEDMPHLADGTPVDITLNPLGVPSRMNVGQIFETHLGWAIHKLGFHIATPVFDGAKESDVFDLLKEAGLPETGKSVVFDGRTGEPFAEQVTVGIIYMLKLNHLVDDKIHARSIGPYSLVTQQPLGGKAQFGGQRLGEMEVWALEAYGAAHTLQELLTVKSDDIIGRNRIYEAIVKGKNARAPGIPESFYVLIKELQSLALGIELVEEEGGAGEPGESRPEKRPEKALLTETK